One Halorussus salinus genomic region harbors:
- a CDS encoding alpha/beta fold hydrolase: MPTNLPADGTEVAYERHGDGQPVILLHGGMAPREYWNPVIPHLGEYAAVVPQRPGFGTCLDDPEETSADDVLEREAEYVRTLVDEVDGEPILFGHSFGALTAIEAATEAPVEAVVAYEPAVLPEEYREEADLASRMESLVEAGKRREAVERYVEQVLHPDGIDDLDAWLAEWPVWPDCVDLAEEVVRMNYAVEAYRLPDRLDVDAPVLVLTGTDGPDFLRESARAVHDALPTSRLVEFDGVSHSGPGEAPDLVWAEAESFLDR; this comes from the coding sequence ATGCCAACGAATTTGCCTGCCGACGGCACGGAAGTAGCGTACGAACGACACGGCGATGGTCAGCCGGTAATCCTGCTTCACGGCGGGATGGCTCCTCGGGAGTACTGGAATCCGGTTATTCCGCATCTCGGCGAGTACGCCGCCGTCGTCCCCCAGCGACCGGGCTTCGGCACCTGTCTCGATGACCCCGAGGAGACGAGCGCCGACGACGTACTCGAACGCGAAGCCGAGTACGTCCGAACGCTCGTGGACGAAGTCGACGGCGAGCCGATTCTGTTCGGTCACTCCTTCGGCGCGCTCACGGCGATCGAGGCCGCGACCGAGGCACCCGTCGAAGCGGTGGTCGCGTACGAACCCGCGGTCCTCCCCGAGGAGTACCGAGAGGAAGCCGACCTCGCCAGTCGCATGGAGTCGCTCGTCGAGGCTGGCAAACGCCGGGAAGCGGTCGAACGCTACGTCGAGCAGGTCCTCCATCCCGACGGCATCGACGACCTCGACGCGTGGTTGGCGGAGTGGCCGGTCTGGCCCGACTGCGTCGACCTCGCTGAGGAGGTCGTCCGGATGAATTACGCCGTCGAAGCGTATCGACTCCCCGACCGTCTCGACGTGGACGCCCCCGTCCTCGTGTTGACCGGGACCGATGGACCGGACTTCCTCCGAGAGAGCGCCCGCGCCGTCCACGACGCGCTTCCGACGAGCCGTCTCGTCGAGTTCGACGGCGTCAGCCACAGCGGCCCCGGCGAAGCGCCCGACCTCGTCTGGGCGGAAGCCGAGTCGTTCCTCGACCGGTAA
- a CDS encoding winged helix-turn-helix domain-containing protein yields the protein MTTNRSATEIFRLLADETRVDILRAVAIAQHELDQAGSGPAELAFSEIYDHVDVENTSKLSYHLGELTGTYLRKGDSGYSLSHAGERIVRFILSGNYERPDSFGPESVAGVCVFCGEEELEACLSQQFFRIDCRECDRQVTGQPITPAQAKTRDGDALVESVKLRSVDDYRQIRRGMCPECGARLTAAVRAMPESPLPDADSFLVTSDCEECLREYNSPLTYSVASHPASVAFHWDHGVDVTSKGVWEFHEHVYEGRWTSERVESGPVEYEVVFRHGDDAVRLLLDSSATVTHTERVRRESGEFRHS from the coding sequence ATGACGACGAACCGTTCGGCGACTGAGATATTTCGGCTCTTGGCCGACGAGACGCGCGTCGATATCCTTCGAGCGGTCGCTATCGCTCAGCACGAACTCGACCAAGCGGGGTCCGGACCGGCCGAACTCGCGTTCTCCGAGATATACGACCACGTCGACGTCGAGAACACCTCGAAGCTGTCGTATCATCTGGGAGAACTTACGGGGACGTATCTGCGGAAGGGCGATTCCGGATACTCCCTCTCGCACGCCGGTGAGCGCATCGTTCGATTCATCCTGTCGGGGAACTACGAACGACCGGATTCGTTCGGTCCCGAGTCGGTCGCCGGGGTGTGCGTGTTCTGTGGCGAGGAGGAACTCGAAGCGTGTCTCTCTCAGCAGTTCTTCCGAATCGACTGCAGGGAGTGCGACCGACAGGTGACGGGACAGCCGATAACGCCTGCACAGGCGAAGACGCGGGACGGTGATGCGCTCGTCGAGAGCGTCAAACTCCGGAGCGTCGACGATTACAGGCAGATTCGACGGGGGATGTGTCCGGAGTGTGGGGCTCGTCTCACTGCGGCGGTGAGAGCCATGCCGGAGAGTCCGTTACCGGACGCCGATTCGTTCCTCGTGACGAGCGACTGCGAGGAGTGTCTCCGGGAGTACAACAGTCCGCTGACCTACAGCGTCGCCTCGCATCCGGCGTCGGTCGCGTTTCATTGGGACCACGGCGTCGACGTGACCTCGAAAGGCGTCTGGGAGTTCCACGAACACGTCTACGAGGGCCGCTGGACGTCCGAACGAGTCGAGTCTGGGCCTGTCGAATACGAGGTGGTGTTTCGTCACGGGGACGACGCGGTGCGACTGCTCCTCGATTCGAGCGCGACGGTGACTCACACCGAGCGCGTGCGACGCGAGAGCGGCGAGTTCCGCCACTCTTGA
- a CDS encoding phosphotransferase family protein yields MFTSLGYVTELEEAAERGKSEIRSRMTVGEADVRRAVGRAFPDADSITIHGDPMAGAGGVTYVVSLGDPESKYVLKFAPEEAADHLRNGVAVYDYLNARTEVPVPSVRAIETEDTEVPYPYAIVEYVWGDELSSIEQFESFPRDRQRSIVREMGRVLGTLHAQTQFETYGALEGETTRDLTVKNGASDWRDYYRETYEEYATAADDSPVSDLVAEAYEYFEEASATVRPESGPVLLHADFTPDNLITEDGSVRAVLDWEHAKAGCSAREFWEVEENVVRIFQSDEVRDDFRAAFYGGYGEIEPTSETFLALKSLFAVGEFTRIETVRSVLAELTGELDAAEFRDRAERELDARIRDAETRLEELA; encoded by the coding sequence ATGTTCACGAGCTTAGGATACGTTACGGAACTCGAAGAAGCGGCCGAGCGGGGAAAATCAGAGATTCGGTCACGGATGACCGTCGGCGAAGCCGACGTCCGACGAGCAGTCGGACGGGCGTTTCCCGACGCCGACTCGATAACGATTCACGGCGACCCGATGGCCGGGGCCGGAGGAGTCACCTACGTGGTCTCGCTCGGAGACCCCGAATCGAAGTACGTCCTGAAGTTCGCTCCGGAGGAGGCCGCGGACCACCTCCGGAACGGCGTCGCGGTCTACGACTATCTCAACGCCCGGACGGAAGTCCCGGTGCCGTCGGTACGGGCGATAGAGACGGAGGATACCGAGGTCCCGTATCCGTATGCCATCGTCGAGTACGTGTGGGGAGACGAACTGTCGAGTATCGAGCAGTTCGAATCGTTTCCGCGCGACCGCCAGCGGTCCATCGTCCGTGAGATGGGTCGCGTACTCGGCACGCTCCACGCACAGACGCAGTTCGAGACCTACGGGGCGCTCGAAGGCGAGACGACGCGGGACCTGACCGTGAAGAACGGCGCGTCGGACTGGAGGGACTACTACCGTGAGACGTACGAGGAGTACGCGACCGCGGCGGATGATTCGCCCGTGTCGGACCTCGTCGCCGAGGCCTACGAGTATTTCGAGGAGGCGTCGGCGACCGTTCGTCCGGAATCCGGTCCCGTCCTGCTGCACGCGGATTTCACCCCCGACAACCTCATCACCGAAGACGGCTCCGTTCGAGCGGTCTTGGACTGGGAACACGCCAAAGCCGGATGCAGCGCACGGGAGTTCTGGGAGGTCGAGGAGAACGTCGTCCGCATCTTCCAATCGGACGAGGTCCGGGACGACTTCCGAGCGGCGTTCTATGGTGGATACGGGGAAATCGAACCCACGTCGGAGACGTTCCTCGCGCTGAAGTCGCTGTTCGCCGTCGGCGAGTTCACCAGAATTGAAACCGTCCGGTCGGTGCTCGCGGAACTGACGGGTGAACTGGACGCCGCGGAGTTCAGAGACCGCGCCGAGCGAGAACTCGACGCCCGAATTCGAGACGCGGAAACCCGACTCGAAGAGCTAGCCTGA
- a CDS encoding Cdc6/Cdc18 family protein translates to MITDARVLRTGFVPREVEHRDAEVTHLTEILAPLTDGNPADTTLLLGPSGVGKTCLAKYTAEQLRQEVLDVEYQYVNCWQNFSEFRTLYRILEGLGKTVDIHRQSTPRDELFERLRTYDGPPCVVILDEADQLEDKRLLYTLHELPQFPMLLIANRERELFANADERLTSRLTGCERVRFDRYDSDELVSIMDARVKWGLEEEAIERDQLATIADAAAGDARVALSILRTAARQAHQEYESAITDEILDSSIPEARAERHEKDVETLTPHQKTLYEIIEERDAISPNELYEEYRERIEDPKTDRTVRNYLSKMDQYDVIAAEGTSRDRTYRSVSETFDAIE, encoded by the coding sequence ATGATAACCGACGCTCGGGTCTTGCGAACCGGCTTCGTCCCCCGAGAAGTCGAACACCGTGACGCCGAAGTCACCCATCTCACCGAAATCCTCGCGCCGCTCACCGACGGCAACCCCGCCGACACTACACTTCTCCTCGGTCCCTCCGGCGTCGGCAAGACCTGTCTCGCGAAGTACACCGCCGAACAGCTTCGACAGGAAGTCCTCGACGTGGAGTACCAGTACGTCAATTGCTGGCAGAACTTCTCGGAGTTCCGAACGCTCTACCGGATTCTGGAAGGTCTCGGCAAGACCGTGGACATCCACCGGCAGTCCACGCCGCGCGACGAACTGTTCGAGCGCCTGCGGACCTACGACGGCCCGCCCTGCGTCGTCATCCTTGATGAAGCCGACCAACTCGAAGACAAGCGCCTCCTCTACACCCTCCACGAACTTCCACAGTTCCCGATGCTGCTCATCGCCAACCGCGAGCGCGAACTGTTCGCCAACGCCGACGAGCGCCTCACCAGTCGGCTCACCGGGTGCGAGCGTGTCCGGTTCGACCGCTACGATTCGGACGAACTCGTGTCCATCATGGACGCTCGCGTGAAGTGGGGCCTTGAAGAGGAGGCTATCGAGCGCGACCAGCTGGCGACCATCGCCGACGCCGCGGCGGGCGACGCTCGCGTCGCGTTGAGTATCCTGCGGACGGCCGCCCGGCAGGCTCACCAAGAGTACGAGTCGGCGATCACCGACGAGATTCTGGACTCCTCGATTCCGGAAGCCCGTGCCGAACGCCACGAGAAGGACGTGGAGACGCTGACGCCCCACCAAAAGACCCTCTACGAGATTATCGAAGAACGGGACGCGATTTCGCCGAACGAGTTGTACGAGGAGTACCGCGAGCGGATAGAGGACCCGAAGACCGACCGGACCGTCCGGAACTATCTGTCGAAGATGGACCAGTACGACGTCATCGCGGCCGAGGGGACGAGTCGTGACCGGACGTATCGGTCGGTCTCGGAGACGTTCGACGCTATCGAGTGA
- a CDS encoding class I SAM-dependent methyltransferase, with protein MQPSKHGDEADAQNPTTGTDAEPWEQSRRRSMSAEDIADAYADVADKLARWSRLDRLFSGRYRREQFGTATGRVLDVACGTGRNFRYLDAADAVVGIDISPDVLAYARDELDALALDGTVHRMDAQTLDFPDNSFDTVVSSFSTCTFPDPTAALDEMGRVCKPDGDVRLLEHGRSDVAPVARWQDWRAESHYEKAGCRLNHEPVRTVRSSDLAVERASGRLFGLVVTIDAAPNQTPGSP; from the coding sequence ATGCAACCGAGCAAGCACGGCGACGAAGCAGACGCACAGAATCCAACGACCGGAACCGACGCCGAACCGTGGGAGCAATCCCGGAGACGTTCGATGTCGGCCGAAGATATCGCCGACGCCTACGCGGACGTGGCCGACAAACTGGCCCGATGGAGTCGGCTCGACCGACTGTTCTCCGGGCGGTACCGCCGCGAGCAGTTCGGGACGGCCACCGGCAGAGTACTCGACGTCGCCTGCGGCACGGGCAGAAACTTCCGGTATCTCGACGCGGCAGACGCCGTCGTCGGTATCGACATCAGCCCCGACGTACTCGCGTATGCCCGCGACGAACTCGACGCTCTCGCGCTGGACGGCACCGTCCACAGAATGGACGCACAAACACTGGACTTTCCGGACAACAGCTTCGACACCGTCGTCTCGTCGTTCTCGACGTGTACGTTCCCGGACCCGACTGCGGCCCTCGACGAGATGGGGCGGGTCTGCAAACCGGACGGCGACGTTCGGCTCCTCGAACACGGCCGGAGCGACGTCGCTCCGGTCGCTCGGTGGCAGGACTGGCGCGCCGAGTCTCACTACGAGAAAGCGGGTTGTCGGTTGAACCACGAACCGGTACGGACGGTCCGGAGTTCCGACCTCGCCGTCGAGCGCGCTAGCGGACGGCTCTTCGGACTCGTCGTCACCATCGACGCCGCTCCGAATCAGACGCCGGGGTCCCCATGA
- a CDS encoding serine hydrolase domain-containing protein, whose product MTHGRTDTSRRRLLVGLGGLGVAGLRTVGGPATATTVSAESRVSSAPDDPFADADELEEFVETRIRRRLGDVTPGASVAVVKGDTPVLAEGYGTANTLTGTPVRADETAFRVGSVGKLVTWTAVVQGVERGVLDLDADVNTYLEDSAVTIPETYDEPVTLRHLGTHTAGFQSGLDPGVVADPDALDPLEELLADRRPPRERPPGELVEYSNYGAALAGHVVAEAHDMTFERYVRSELFEPLGMTHSTFAQPVPDDFSGDLASGHTDEGTSFTPADEVFINMRPAGSTSATATDMAAFMSAHLGGGAVGDARILAEESVRTMHDRHHVRHPAVTNWRYGFHEHGDPDANLVAHSGATVDFTSYLLLAPDHDVGIFVAYNVNGTEAPEVVVDELVAEFGLQPSPTPPIPTATPGGHERAATVAGEYGATYFPETGPLQAVGLLAHLSVESAGEGRLRTETAGGEPRHWVETEPYVYREVGSHDVLAFEVRDDEVRALNVSSEPTGVYRPVPVRARQLTTAGVVGGSAAGFGASLLGWGGLGAWRRLKRCDDSSERTTEESR is encoded by the coding sequence ATGACTCACGGCAGGACCGACACGTCGAGACGTAGGCTCCTCGTCGGTCTCGGTGGCCTCGGCGTCGCCGGACTCCGAACCGTAGGCGGTCCGGCGACGGCAACCACCGTCTCCGCCGAATCTCGCGTCTCGTCGGCACCCGACGACCCGTTCGCAGACGCGGACGAACTCGAGGAGTTCGTCGAGACGCGGATTCGCCGGCGCCTCGGGGACGTGACGCCCGGAGCGAGCGTCGCCGTCGTGAAGGGCGATACGCCCGTCCTCGCCGAAGGATACGGAACCGCGAACACGTTGACCGGCACCCCGGTGCGAGCCGACGAGACGGCGTTCCGCGTCGGCTCCGTCGGCAAACTCGTGACGTGGACCGCCGTCGTGCAAGGCGTCGAACGAGGCGTGCTCGACCTCGACGCTGACGTCAACACGTATTTGGAAGACTCGGCGGTCACGATTCCGGAGACGTACGACGAACCGGTCACGCTCCGACACCTCGGAACGCACACCGCTGGTTTCCAATCGGGCCTCGACCCCGGCGTCGTCGCCGACCCGGACGCGCTCGACCCGTTGGAGGAACTTCTGGCCGACCGCAGGCCGCCTCGGGAACGCCCGCCGGGCGAACTGGTCGAGTACTCGAACTACGGGGCCGCACTCGCCGGACACGTCGTCGCCGAGGCCCACGACATGACGTTCGAGCGGTACGTCCGGTCGGAACTCTTCGAACCGCTCGGCATGACCCACAGCACGTTCGCGCAACCGGTTCCGGACGACTTCTCCGGTGACCTCGCGTCGGGCCACACCGACGAGGGAACGTCGTTCACGCCCGCAGACGAGGTGTTCATCAACATGCGCCCCGCGGGCTCGACGAGTGCGACGGCGACGGACATGGCCGCGTTCATGAGCGCCCACCTCGGCGGGGGCGCGGTCGGCGACGCGCGAATCTTGGCCGAGGAGTCGGTTCGGACGATGCACGACCGACACCACGTTCGTCATCCGGCGGTCACCAACTGGCGGTACGGGTTCCACGAACACGGCGACCCGGACGCCAACCTCGTCGCCCATTCGGGCGCGACGGTCGACTTCACGAGCTACCTGCTCCTCGCGCCCGACCACGATGTCGGTATCTTCGTCGCCTACAACGTGAACGGCACCGAGGCTCCGGAGGTCGTCGTCGACGAACTCGTCGCCGAGTTTGGCCTCCAGCCATCGCCGACCCCGCCGATTCCGACGGCGACGCCGGGCGGTCACGAGCGCGCCGCGACGGTCGCCGGGGAGTACGGCGCCACGTACTTCCCAGAGACCGGCCCCTTGCAGGCGGTCGGCCTCCTTGCGCACTTGTCCGTGGAATCGGCGGGTGAGGGGCGACTGCGCACCGAGACGGCAGGCGGTGAGCCCCGTCACTGGGTCGAAACCGAACCGTACGTGTATCGGGAGGTCGGGAGCCACGACGTACTCGCCTTCGAGGTCCGCGACGACGAAGTTCGAGCGCTGAACGTGAGTAGCGAACCGACCGGCGTCTATCGCCCGGTTCCGGTCCGCGCGCGACAGCTCACGACCGCTGGGGTCGTCGGTGGCTCGGCGGCCGGGTTCGGGGCGTCGCTCCTCGGGTGGGGCGGACTCGGTGCGTGGCGGCGATTGAAACGGTGCGACGATAGTAGCGAGCGTACCACGGAGGAGTCGAGATGA